GAATCCCCGTAATTCCTGTCATCATAGCATCCCTTGACCATACTCTTGCGTAGTTGTCCTTTTTCTCGGACGATGCCAGAATTCCCTGTTCAGAAATGGACTGTTCTATTACCTGTAAGGCTTCTTTTGTAAACATAATTTTCAATTTGCGTGCATAAACTGACAGCAGACCCTACTGCCCGTTTCATAAAACCTGTTTAGATTATTCTTATTTATCAATTGTCAACACCTGGATGCGGTTAAAAATCAAATTTTACGCTGGCACCAATCGTTCTTCCCGGAAGTGCCCTTGCCCTGATGATCCCGTTGGTTCCCTGCAGAGTGCTTTCTTCCGCTTCTGTAACGGCCAGTGCATTGAATACGTTATTGGCATTTACATTAAGCGTCAAATTGCTTAAAAGCCTGTATGAAATATATGGATTTACCATAATATAACCCGGCATGATCAGCTTATTGCTGTCCTGGGTATATGCTTTTGCAGATCCTACGGCAAAGAAACCGAAGCTCAGTTTTTCAATATTTACATTCGGGTTGAAAGAATACATTACTTTCGGGGTCCTCCTCGGCATATTCCCGATGATGGTTTTGTCAATGGCATTTTTAATTTCGGCATGCGTATAAGTCAGACCTGCTTTGATGTCAAAGTTTTTACTGATTTTATAAAAGCCGTCGAACTCAACCCCGAACGATTCATATTTATTTTCTGTCCTCAGCTGTGTAGTGGCTTCGTAATTCGCTTCGATGGTTCTCGCCTGGAACAGCGTCGTATTCAGGAAATAACTGGCTCCCCTTAATTTGTACCCGACCTCGATCTGGTTCAGCTTGTTTACTTTCACGGCATCCAGAGCAGGGTCATCATTATTGGTGTAATTGTAGCCTGCAAAAAGGATCCTGTCGGCAGAAGCGCTTCCGCCCTGGCTTACCCTAGCAAAGACGGCGTTACGGGAATTCAACGCATAATTAGCCCCGAACGAATACCCGAAAATACCGTATTTATAATCAACGGGAACCGTTCCGTCCACCACAGCCACAGCAAGTTCCGGGGTTTCAAACGTTCCGTTCTGGTTTACATCAATGGCACGCATCGTGTTTTTTGTTCCTGCAAAGGTTCCGGATACATTCCCGAAATCATATCTTGCCCCTAAATCCAGCGTCAGGTTCTGAACCGGGTTGATTTCCACCTGAGCGTGTGGAGCAATTACCGAATATCTGGTATCGTAATTCCTGTTTACACCTCCGAAATCAGGAACGCCGTAATGAAGAAGTCCGTTATCGGTAATTTTAGTTCCCGTGTTGCTTATAATATCCACAAGACGGGCGTTGTTATCGGATACTTCCATCAGATAGGTATTCCAGTTCCAGGATAGATTGATATTCTGTGAACTGTTGTATACTCCGGTATTCAGCTTCACTTTGTCCCATTTCTTACTGATATTCACATCACTGAAAAAATTGTTGAGATTATTCAGTTTGGTATTGAACAGCACGGTTTTCATGTATTTGGCATTGCTGTCTACGGCGGTACCGGTTCCTGCATACACTGCGCTTCCATAGCCTGCAACAGACTCAAGAATTTCAGATTTACTGCCTACCGAAGCCGGGAACGGAGCGAGAAACTGTCCGTCGTTTGCCGCATATCTTGCCTTGGCATCGATTTTCCAGCCGGCACCCAGGTCATAATTAAATTCCATGCCTATCGTTTTTGAGACCGAATGCATACCATCGCGGATATCGCTTTTCAGAACCTGCCCGTTTCCGCCGATCGTAAGGTCGTTTTTAAAGTTGGCAGACTGCAAAGCACCCGTTAAGATGTCGAAATTGCTGAGCGAGCTGTAATCCGGATGAGAATCTGATCCTGAAACGGCAACCGGCATCGGCATATAAGCGGCTGTACGGTCGTCCAGGTATTTACCGTACACGCGGATGCTTCCTTTTTCAAATTTCTTTAATAGTGATAAACGGAACTGTCCGCCGTTGTTGGAGGTATACCCTGTTTTTCTCGGGCCGTCACCGCCTCTGTAGAAACCGCCGATGCCGATGAAAAAGTCTTTTCCCAGAGGGGTCCCGTAATCTATATCGGTCCTGAAGTTTTTATAGTTGAGGCCGGCCTGCTGGGTAATGCTGCCTCCCTGCTTTTCACCGGTTTTCGTAATAAAGTTGATGATCCCTGCGGGTGAATTGGAAGCAAAGACCGATGCCGAGCCTCCTCTTAATGCTTCAACGCGGGAGACAAAGGAATCAAACCGGGTAAACTGGTCCTGAGTGCCAAAGGCAATATCCCCGAACTGCATTACCGGAAGCCCGTCTTCCTGGATCAGCAAATACCTGGAGCCGCCCGCAGAAACAGGGACTCCCCTTACCGTAATATTGGAGTTTCCTTCACCGCCTGAAGACTCGGCACGGATCCCGGGGATCGTCCTGAAAATTTCAGCCGTGGTTCTGGGTGCCGCATTGATGATATCTGCCGGTTTTAAAGTTGAAATTGAAGTACTGGTTTTGATTGAAGCTTTCGGGTTGGAGTTTCCTGTAATCACCACTTCATCAATGGTCTTGCTTCTGGTAGATAAGGTATCGTTTACAGTCTGGGAAAACATGAATGCCGCCATGTTCATCGTCCCGAAAATCAGTAGTTTCTTTATTACTTTTGATTCCATAATTTCTTTTGGTTTTTTGCTATGTCTCAAAAGTATTTTTTTTAGGGTA
The sequence above is a segment of the Chryseobacterium sp. JJR-5R genome. Coding sequences within it:
- a CDS encoding TonB-dependent receptor, which gives rise to MESKVIKKLLIFGTMNMAAFMFSQTVNDTLSTRSKTIDEVVITGNSNPKASIKTSTSISTLKPADIINAAPRTTAEIFRTIPGIRAESSGGEGNSNITVRGVPVSAGGSRYLLIQEDGLPVMQFGDIAFGTQDQFTRFDSFVSRVEALRGGSASVFASNSPAGIINFITKTGEKQGGSITQQAGLNYKNFRTDIDYGTPLGKDFFIGIGGFYRGGDGPRKTGYTSNNGGQFRLSLLKKFEKGSIRVYGKYLDDRTAAYMPMPVAVSGSDSHPDYSSLSNFDILTGALQSANFKNDLTIGGNGQVLKSDIRDGMHSVSKTIGMEFNYDLGAGWKIDAKARYAANDGQFLAPFPASVGSKSEILESVAGYGSAVYAGTGTAVDSNAKYMKTVLFNTKLNNLNNFFSDVNISKKWDKVKLNTGVYNSSQNINLSWNWNTYLMEVSDNNARLVDIISNTGTKITDNGLLHYGVPDFGGVNRNYDTRYSVIAPHAQVEINPVQNLTLDLGARYDFGNVSGTFAGTKNTMRAIDVNQNGTFETPELAVAVVDGTVPVDYKYGIFGYSFGANYALNSRNAVFARVSQGGSASADRILFAGYNYTNNDDPALDAVKVNKLNQIEVGYKLRGASYFLNTTLFQARTIEANYEATTQLRTENKYESFGVEFDGFYKISKNFDIKAGLTYTHAEIKNAIDKTIIGNMPRRTPKVMYSFNPNVNIEKLSFGFFAVGSAKAYTQDSNKLIMPGYIMVNPYISYRLLSNLTLNVNANNVFNALAVTEAEESTLQGTNGIIRARALPGRTIGASVKFDF